Proteins found in one Triticum aestivum cultivar Chinese Spring chromosome 4D, IWGSC CS RefSeq v2.1, whole genome shotgun sequence genomic segment:
- the LOC123097133 gene encoding uncharacterized protein isoform X3, with translation MNYKLPQRPWDVGNWSFGCSRSYLLTTGCGKWPRRNGIDTSSKLLVTAHVGNGSACFLTGIRYSSEELLALPWDPGQRAINSTTIIHAQGSSFIHQLGLNSSYKHQQRQVFATSSELVISHGLAWVTCFLDACEILGPDFDALALLTIGPWLKYICTRDQWKIAWSLLGSNHCQWQSVPWSPFLFILTELQPVSVLDYRQQEQLKHDRDYCNFLAFRPAWPPPMREGDSLQFLWFVVALVHFKEWYYSLYPNKFWNPSYFWFGILASTLATTTPAAASAKLEPDLFTPPPTTSSAVCANRPKDKWQLFLYQFNCLDTFCQQHTEHHVALASAYPEICVEEVAIEDGLFGSFGHVKRIFQPRYLEASKYLSSAADSVPYHCGPVTAGMIFPYGFVSLWKFAWSSWIDILRVIQNTSAVWSCILWAHVHTTNSVIDKNSLSLLDYLLQYCDARQVHLL, from the coding sequence ATGAATTACAAGTTACCACAACGGCCGTGGGATGTAGGAAATTGGAGTTTTGGCTGTTCAAGGTCCTACTTGTTAACTACAGGATGTGGTAAGTGGCCACGCAGAAATGGAATTGACACAAGTAGCAAGCTACTTGTTACAGCTCATGTTGGCAATGGTTCGGCATGCTTTCTTACTGGTATCCGGTATAGTTCTGAGGAATTATTGGCATTGCCGTGGGATCCTGGACAGCGAGCAATTAATTCAACCACGATTATCCATGCTCAAGGCAGTAGTTTCATCCATCAGCTGGGTCTTAATTCCTCATATAAACACCAGCAGCGACAAGTTTTTGCAACAAGTAGTGAACTAGTAATAAGTCATGGATTAGCATGGGTCACATGCTTTCTTGATGCTTGTGAAATATTGGGTCCTGATTTTGATGCTCTTGCACTTCTAACCATTGGACCTTGGTTGAAATACATCTGTACGAGAGACCAATGGAAGATTGCTTGGTCTTTGTTGGGTTCTAATCATTGTCAGTGGCAGTCTGTTCCTTGGTCACCATTCCTCTTTATTTTGACTGAACTGCAGCCGGTCAGCGTACTTGACTATCGCCAACAAGAGCAGCTGAAGCATGACAGAGACTATTGCAATTTTCTGGCGTTCCGACCAGCTTGGCCGCCACCGATGCGAGAAGGGGATTCCTtgcaatttctttggtttgtggtTGCTCTGGTGCATTTCAAGGAGTGGTATTATAGCTTGTACCCGAACAAGTTCTGGAATCCAAGTTATTTTTGGTTTGGTATTCTAGCGTCGACACTGGCAACTACTACACCGGCGGCGGCATCAGCGAAGCTTGAGCCTGACCTCTTCACGCCACCGCCAACGACTAGCTCTGCTGTGTGCGCCAACAGACCTAAGGACAAGTGGCAATTGTTCCTGTACCAGTTCAATTGTCTTGACACTTTCTGTCAGCAACACACAGAACACCATGTTGCTTTGGCTTCTGCATATCCTGAAATTTGTGTCGAAGAAGTGGCCATTGAGGATGGTCTGTTTGGATCTTTCGGTCATGTTAAGAGGATTTTTCAACCACGATATCTGGAAGCATCTAAGTACTTGTCATCGGCAGCAGATTCAGTTCCTTACCACTGTGGACCTGTAACTGCTGGAATGATTTTTCCCTATGGTTTTGTTTCTCTATGGAAATTTGCATGGTCCAGCTGGATTGACATTTTGAGGGTGATTCAAAACACATCTGCAGTTTGGTCATGCATCTTGTGGGCACATGTTCATACAACAAATTCAGTTATAGACAAAAATAGTCTCTCCCTACTGGATTACTTGCTGCAATATTGTGATGCTAGACAGGTGCATCTGCTCTGA
- the LOC123097133 gene encoding uncharacterized protein isoform X1, which yields MAHVIVACKLPSSRARKFLPCELFPMTTASICLPLLQYVQKCVWPPPALMYGHKKCSLLDMSGFFPFAQRGNSSDFIHVHAANEFDALFVIGNLTTQQYLGQWRVFKSQRRLHKVLSVADHPISNMNYKLPQRPWDVGNWSFGCSRSYLLTTGCGKWPRRNGIDTSSKLLVTAHVGNGSACFLTGIRYSSEELLALPWDPGQRAINSTTIIHAQGSSFIHQLGLNSSYKHQQRQVFATSSELVISHGLAWVTCFLDACEILGPDFDALALLTIGPWLKYICTRDQWKIAWSLLGSNHCQWQSVPWSPFLFILTELQPVSVLDYRQQEQLKHDRDYCNFLAFRPAWPPPMREGDSLQFLWFVVALVHFKEWYYSLYPNKFWNPSYFWFGILASTLATTTPAAASAKLEPDLFTPPPTTSSAVCANRPKDKWQLFLYQFNCLDTFCQQHTEHHVALASAYPEICVEEVAIEDGLFGSFGHVKRIFQPRYLEASKYLSSAADSVPYHCGPVTAGMIFPYGFVSLWKFAWSSWIDILRVIQNTSAVWSCILWAHVHTTNSVIDKNSLSLLDYLLQYCDARQVHLL from the coding sequence ATGGCACATGTCATCGTAGCTTGTAAGCTTCCTTCATCTCGCGCTCGAAAGTTCCTTCCATGTGAATTATTTCCAATGACTACTGCATCAATTTGCTTGCCACTATTGCAATATGTTCAGAAGTGTGTGTGGCCGCCACCTGCTCTCATGTATGGGCACAAGAAATGCAGCTTACTGGATATGAGTGGTTTTTTTCCTTTTGCGCAGAGGGGCAATAGCAGTGATTTTATCCATGTTCATGCAGCAAATGAATTTGATGCTCTATTTGTTATTGGCAATCTTACTACTCAGCAATATTTGGGTCAGTGGAGAGTTTTCAAGTCTCAACGAAGGCTCCACAAGGTACTATCGGTAGCAGATCACCCCATTTCCAATATGAATTACAAGTTACCACAACGGCCGTGGGATGTAGGAAATTGGAGTTTTGGCTGTTCAAGGTCCTACTTGTTAACTACAGGATGTGGTAAGTGGCCACGCAGAAATGGAATTGACACAAGTAGCAAGCTACTTGTTACAGCTCATGTTGGCAATGGTTCGGCATGCTTTCTTACTGGTATCCGGTATAGTTCTGAGGAATTATTGGCATTGCCGTGGGATCCTGGACAGCGAGCAATTAATTCAACCACGATTATCCATGCTCAAGGCAGTAGTTTCATCCATCAGCTGGGTCTTAATTCCTCATATAAACACCAGCAGCGACAAGTTTTTGCAACAAGTAGTGAACTAGTAATAAGTCATGGATTAGCATGGGTCACATGCTTTCTTGATGCTTGTGAAATATTGGGTCCTGATTTTGATGCTCTTGCACTTCTAACCATTGGACCTTGGTTGAAATACATCTGTACGAGAGACCAATGGAAGATTGCTTGGTCTTTGTTGGGTTCTAATCATTGTCAGTGGCAGTCTGTTCCTTGGTCACCATTCCTCTTTATTTTGACTGAACTGCAGCCGGTCAGCGTACTTGACTATCGCCAACAAGAGCAGCTGAAGCATGACAGAGACTATTGCAATTTTCTGGCGTTCCGACCAGCTTGGCCGCCACCGATGCGAGAAGGGGATTCCTtgcaatttctttggtttgtggtTGCTCTGGTGCATTTCAAGGAGTGGTATTATAGCTTGTACCCGAACAAGTTCTGGAATCCAAGTTATTTTTGGTTTGGTATTCTAGCGTCGACACTGGCAACTACTACACCGGCGGCGGCATCAGCGAAGCTTGAGCCTGACCTCTTCACGCCACCGCCAACGACTAGCTCTGCTGTGTGCGCCAACAGACCTAAGGACAAGTGGCAATTGTTCCTGTACCAGTTCAATTGTCTTGACACTTTCTGTCAGCAACACACAGAACACCATGTTGCTTTGGCTTCTGCATATCCTGAAATTTGTGTCGAAGAAGTGGCCATTGAGGATGGTCTGTTTGGATCTTTCGGTCATGTTAAGAGGATTTTTCAACCACGATATCTGGAAGCATCTAAGTACTTGTCATCGGCAGCAGATTCAGTTCCTTACCACTGTGGACCTGTAACTGCTGGAATGATTTTTCCCTATGGTTTTGTTTCTCTATGGAAATTTGCATGGTCCAGCTGGATTGACATTTTGAGGGTGATTCAAAACACATCTGCAGTTTGGTCATGCATCTTGTGGGCACATGTTCATACAACAAATTCAGTTATAGACAAAAATAGTCTCTCCCTACTGGATTACTTGCTGCAATATTGTGATGCTAGACAGGTGCATCTGCTCTGA
- the LOC123097133 gene encoding uncharacterized protein isoform X2: protein MYGHKKCSLLDMSGFFPFAQRGNSSDFIHVHAANEFDALFVIGNLTTQQYLGQWRVFKSQRRLHKVLSVADHPISNMNYKLPQRPWDVGNWSFGCSRSYLLTTGCGKWPRRNGIDTSSKLLVTAHVGNGSACFLTGIRYSSEELLALPWDPGQRAINSTTIIHAQGSSFIHQLGLNSSYKHQQRQVFATSSELVISHGLAWVTCFLDACEILGPDFDALALLTIGPWLKYICTRDQWKIAWSLLGSNHCQWQSVPWSPFLFILTELQPVSVLDYRQQEQLKHDRDYCNFLAFRPAWPPPMREGDSLQFLWFVVALVHFKEWYYSLYPNKFWNPSYFWFGILASTLATTTPAAASAKLEPDLFTPPPTTSSAVCANRPKDKWQLFLYQFNCLDTFCQQHTEHHVALASAYPEICVEEVAIEDGLFGSFGHVKRIFQPRYLEASKYLSSAADSVPYHCGPVTAGMIFPYGFVSLWKFAWSSWIDILRVIQNTSAVWSCILWAHVHTTNSVIDKNSLSLLDYLLQYCDARQVHLL from the coding sequence ATGTATGGGCACAAGAAATGCAGCTTACTGGATATGAGTGGTTTTTTTCCTTTTGCGCAGAGGGGCAATAGCAGTGATTTTATCCATGTTCATGCAGCAAATGAATTTGATGCTCTATTTGTTATTGGCAATCTTACTACTCAGCAATATTTGGGTCAGTGGAGAGTTTTCAAGTCTCAACGAAGGCTCCACAAGGTACTATCGGTAGCAGATCACCCCATTTCCAATATGAATTACAAGTTACCACAACGGCCGTGGGATGTAGGAAATTGGAGTTTTGGCTGTTCAAGGTCCTACTTGTTAACTACAGGATGTGGTAAGTGGCCACGCAGAAATGGAATTGACACAAGTAGCAAGCTACTTGTTACAGCTCATGTTGGCAATGGTTCGGCATGCTTTCTTACTGGTATCCGGTATAGTTCTGAGGAATTATTGGCATTGCCGTGGGATCCTGGACAGCGAGCAATTAATTCAACCACGATTATCCATGCTCAAGGCAGTAGTTTCATCCATCAGCTGGGTCTTAATTCCTCATATAAACACCAGCAGCGACAAGTTTTTGCAACAAGTAGTGAACTAGTAATAAGTCATGGATTAGCATGGGTCACATGCTTTCTTGATGCTTGTGAAATATTGGGTCCTGATTTTGATGCTCTTGCACTTCTAACCATTGGACCTTGGTTGAAATACATCTGTACGAGAGACCAATGGAAGATTGCTTGGTCTTTGTTGGGTTCTAATCATTGTCAGTGGCAGTCTGTTCCTTGGTCACCATTCCTCTTTATTTTGACTGAACTGCAGCCGGTCAGCGTACTTGACTATCGCCAACAAGAGCAGCTGAAGCATGACAGAGACTATTGCAATTTTCTGGCGTTCCGACCAGCTTGGCCGCCACCGATGCGAGAAGGGGATTCCTtgcaatttctttggtttgtggtTGCTCTGGTGCATTTCAAGGAGTGGTATTATAGCTTGTACCCGAACAAGTTCTGGAATCCAAGTTATTTTTGGTTTGGTATTCTAGCGTCGACACTGGCAACTACTACACCGGCGGCGGCATCAGCGAAGCTTGAGCCTGACCTCTTCACGCCACCGCCAACGACTAGCTCTGCTGTGTGCGCCAACAGACCTAAGGACAAGTGGCAATTGTTCCTGTACCAGTTCAATTGTCTTGACACTTTCTGTCAGCAACACACAGAACACCATGTTGCTTTGGCTTCTGCATATCCTGAAATTTGTGTCGAAGAAGTGGCCATTGAGGATGGTCTGTTTGGATCTTTCGGTCATGTTAAGAGGATTTTTCAACCACGATATCTGGAAGCATCTAAGTACTTGTCATCGGCAGCAGATTCAGTTCCTTACCACTGTGGACCTGTAACTGCTGGAATGATTTTTCCCTATGGTTTTGTTTCTCTATGGAAATTTGCATGGTCCAGCTGGATTGACATTTTGAGGGTGATTCAAAACACATCTGCAGTTTGGTCATGCATCTTGTGGGCACATGTTCATACAACAAATTCAGTTATAGACAAAAATAGTCTCTCCCTACTGGATTACTTGCTGCAATATTGTGATGCTAGACAGGTGCATCTGCTCTGA
- the LOC123097133 gene encoding uncharacterized protein isoform X4, whose protein sequence is MRAYTDGSRQRICEEIKERRHARAVGVHNVVATTSGMPAATTTEASINRRATLRLSNDRGMAASHGTGLAAMSPATCSTQCPSRAVTGSMSAPTPTATLASSKVTVSVVPERGFFDLEPAAVAFSPTPMLDISGDSSTVMNSLTHDAVSNTSSAMASVCALTSTHIPSAVPMDTVDASPGGDNATTLVSVAVEASAAMELAPSVAAPLVCLDDLHLKTYIGAISVFPSVPMSALSRCSTESLDQDTSMESPEFALGVCPLTRVACAYFHSSLMPPVLRSARVKKVNMFQLLNSNDSINVTKEQDKSLLKWHMSS, encoded by the coding sequence ATGCGTGCCTACACCGATGGCTCGAGGCAACGCATCTGCGAGGAGATCAAAGAGAGACGCCATGCTCGAGCGGTGGGCGTCCACAACGTCGTCGCCACCACGTCCGGCATGCCTGCTGCGACCACCACCGAGGCCTCCATCAATCGCCGGGCCACTCTACGGCTCAGCAACGACCGGGGCATGGCCGCATCCCATGGCACCGGCCTCGCTGCCATGTCGCCCGCAACGTGTTCGACGCAATGCCCAAGCCGCGCCGTCACCGGGTCAATGTCAGCGCCCACTCCCACCGCAACATTAGCTTCGTCCAAGGTCACCGTCAGTGTCGTCCCTGAGCGCGGCTTCTTCGACCTCGAGCCAGCGGCCGTGGCCTTCAGTCCGACCCCCATGCTGGACATCTCGGGCGACAGCTCAACCGTGATGAACTCCCTCACGCACGATGCCGTCTCCAACACCAGTTCGGCCATGGCCTCTGTGTGTGCGTTGACATCTACACACATTCCCTCTGCGGTGCCTATGGACACCGTCGACGCGAGCCCAGGCGGGGACAATGCTACAACTCTCGTCTCTGTCGCTGTGGAGGCGTCAGCAGCAATGGAACTCGCTCCAAGTGTGGCTGCCCCATTGGTTTGCCTCGATGATCTCCACCTCAAGACGTACATAGGTGCCATCAGCGTGTTCCCAAGTGTTCCTATGTCAGCGCTCTCCAGGTGTTCTACAGAAAGTTTAGACCAAGACACGAGCATGGAATCGCCAGAATTTGCACTCGGTGTATGTCCGCTCACGAGAGTAGCGTGTGCCTACTTCCACTCTAGTCTTATGCCACCAGTTTTGAGGAGTGCTCGTGTCAAGAAGGTCAACATGTTCCAGTTGCTCAACAGTAACGACAGCATCAATGTCACCAAGGAGCAGGACAAGTCACTACTTAAATGGCACATGTCATCGTAG